The region cattggaaaagcatgACTTtgtcctgtttctttgtttattacTGTAATTAACAAATCATCACATCAACTTGTTGCTACTTGTTGATCTAGTTTATGTGGTTATGTGTAATGTTAAATAGTCTGCATGAAAAACCGAGGCGTGAATGAATGAAACAGTTCATAAATcccattaaaaacataaatcctAATTCCATAGGGGATTCCAACCCTCATAGTGGTTCATGTAGTCATTGTGTGACCACATGGATAAAAACATTCAGACTAGCATCATTTCATCGGTTTAACAcattcttgttaaaaaaaacaacttccgTAATGCATTTTGGTTAAGGAATCAACCGCACAACCGCCATTAAATAATAGCTGTCATCAAGAATCAATCCCAAGTTCCTCTGTAAAGCCTTAAACTTACCTTGGTGCCCTGATCTGGGTGGCCAGCAAGGAGTTTGCTGCTTACACTGTTCAAGTGTCACTCCTCTATAAGCCACGTTGCAGCTGCTTTAATCAGTCTCCACAGGAATTTATATTTgagaaaggtgtgtgtgcacggttacacatttattaaaagatcctgtttttttttgggtgtgGGACAGTTAGCCGGTGCAGGCTTATGGGCGTGTAACACGGAATCCCACGTCCTGGACCAACAGGAGGAGTGTGTCTGGAGGTAAACACACTCCAGGATGCCGGCATGTGACTGTAAGATAAATAGCAGCCACATTACAATAAACAAAGACACGCTGAGCTACTAGGCTTTTAAAAGGTAGTTGTCTGGAAATAAATCATCCAAATATATGAACCAGGTtgttgtgtgtgaatgagagtttttattttcagaaatgaTATACATCCTTTATTGTCCTTTCTGGTTTATTCAGGGATCAGAATACTGAGGGCCTATAGGTTTAAGTAGTTTCAGCTTAGAATTCCTTACCTGACTGCGTCTCTCTACCCCCTTTGTGAGTTGTAACGGTATAATTACAGTCTCTTTCTAGAGTAACCCACAAGTCAGCATTTCCCTTGTCAAAAATACAATGGGATTTTTCTAATGGATTTTGGTCCATGGCAGAAAATACCCTAAACTCTGGCAAACTAAAGTTTATGACACATTTTGTTCAGCAACATAAGATTCCCAATTTAACCACTTGCAACCATGGAAAGAGTAAAAAGTGAGGTTAACCAACGTTAGGCGGTGAACTAACACCACGGTTGCATGACTTCATCGTCACCACCACTAAGCTGGGGTGATGTTTAATGCCCGCCCAGCAATCTCCCAACTAGCTACTTGGTAGCAACCcccttttttaaccctcatgttgtcctcgggtcaaatttgacccgttttcagtaaaaataaattgtcacaAAAATTGGGCCGTCAAAATGAGTGCTGAGaatgtcaacattgaaaatatgAGAAACTCAAATTAGCacccaaaacaataaaaaaaagtgacaagaatgtcagaaaaaatgaaaaaaatgttgaaaaaaagttagcAAAACGGGtattttcatggttgatgggaagacaacgcaagggttaaagcaacaccaaagcactttcCCTCTTCAGTCCCCCTACCTGTTGGAAGAGGAATTGTCCATCACCGTTACCAGTACCATTATCCTCATGTGTCATCCAAACTACAGgtccgctacccgatctggcaaacttgcgtAGTGTGGTCATAGCCGGTAGAGGGCCTCAAAGCGAATGCAGGAGTgccgattttggaaacattatatTAAGTtgcaaaagaatctttggtgttgctttaagacAAAATCTCTCAAGCTTGTGTTAACCAAATACCTTAATTTTGAggcatctgaaaaaaaaaaacattgaattcaAGACAGCGgaaccagaagtgcaaaaatGCTAACTCATTTCCAGGTTTTCCTACGGCACTCCGCACTTAGGTAAAttaattgtattcattttttttctatcaacTCTGTCATAGAAACCATTTACCTACAAATTTTGTGACACTTCGTTAGCTAAACTTAATGGGTTTCAATGTTAAACTACCTTTGACACACAACATTGGGCTTACTCAGAAATGCATTGCAATAAAGGTGAGAACAGGCCTGTTGGTAAAGCATGTGTTTGGATTTGTTTGGGACATACCTGGTTTTCACAGGCTGGCAATGATACAGCAGCAAGTAGCAATAAGTGGGTTTCATGAATATGACGGTTAAGAGtcaactttgtgttttatgcCGCACATCTTCCAAGCGTTGCTGCAAACATCCGTGCCTTTGTTTGACGTAATATGCCTTTACAGTTTGTCTGAGGGCAAAACAGTCATTTGGAATGTTGAACTGGTGTACACGTCTAATTTTCATCACTCACTAGGAGGATTACATGTATGACATTTGTCTCTTAAAGGACCTCTACAGGCCTCTTTTGAATTGCTGAAGAAAGTGAAACAGTTCAAATAAGGACAGCTGCGTGTGCGCCGACACCATGGGTCAGCTGGACGTCCTGTGTCTTTGTGAGCCCCTGGAGGTATTTCCAGTGATGTgttgtccctctgtctctggcGTTGTTTTTGCTCTTAAGGTTTTTGGTACTTTTGGCAAAGCAAGCGAGAGCAAGAGAACTTAAGTTTGAATCATTTCTATTTTCAAAAAGATATTCAAATTCAATGTTTTACTCAAATGCATGATGTGTTTGAGTACTTGATTTGTAACTAGACAGATGGTGGTTTCATAACGGCCAACCAGATGATCTGGTGCTTTTTCTTACTGCTCCTTGCTTTACTAGTCGTTTTGACAAACTGTGATTGAAACAGTCGGAGAAGAAATAATAGAACAAGGGTCTCAtgtgctcttgtttattggaAATGAGAACACAATCTAACAGAAACAACGTCATACACCCTAAAGCCTACCAGAGGGATTTGAGTCaaatttttctttatttgttaacTAAAAGGCTAAATATgtccttaaaataaaataaaaagcaaaaactatCTCAGATAACAGCCTGCCCTATGAAGCCAAAAGAGAATGATTGGTCTGATTTTTGTGCACCTGTGCCATGACTGTCATAACTACGGTGATCACTTTCATTGTAAAAAGGAATAGCGACAAGCAGTCTCTAGTTTTGAAGAAAAGCCTTTATTTCCTATTTCAAGAACATGTTTTAGCATGGTAGAAGAAGTAGGTACTTGGATATCCATACATGCAGAGCCACAGAGTGATAGAAAGAGTTTGTCCATCTACTGTTCTGTGACAGCGGTGTGTCCGGGGGTTCAAGTTGAGGAAGGGGTAGAgggagagtttttttgtttcaggtcAGGTCAGGCGGGCAGAATGAAGGCTTAGTGCTGGATCCTACGAATGGACTGCACCTGGTTGGTGTGAGCCTGGGTGCTGTACTCGTTGTAGTGTCTGTACTCGCCttggtgtctgtctctctccaggaTGTACTGGTAGCCACGGTAACCAGGGAACTGGTAGGCAACCCAGCTGCAGAAAAAgcaaggggtgggggggatgagTCAAGGACAGATAACAGAATACAATTAACCACCAACAGTTAGATCAATATTGTTTAAGCAGATTTAGTGAAACTGAAGGGCTGTTTGCAGTTAAAGGAGAGAGCATGTCCCAAACAGAGTTTATATAGCTGTTTTggtgtggtttttttttttatgttgatgtttttgatgtttaGGGATCAGAtgctgcaaaaaagaaaagcaggagacaaagaaacacataaaaacTGAGAGGAAGATGTGTAACTTACGCTCCTGAGTTGACTTTGATGGAGGGAACCTCCTTGCTGCACCAGCCCATGGCCTGTAGGGAGGGGTAGTCATCGCACATCTCAAACTTACGGCCCTGGAAGTCCTCACACTCGTACAGGGTCACCTTGCTGTCACTGTGGTTCTGCAGAGGAAGAGCCGGAGCAGGTAAATATGCCACTTATAGAAGTCGACCCAGgctaaaaaatagaaaagggaTGAATGGAAGGATGTGGTAACTCACAGCGCACTTGATGGGTCTGAAGGAAAGCATGTGCTCGGTTCTGTAGCTGCTGTTTCCGCTCCAGGCCTCGTAGCGAGGGTAGTCTCCCTTCTCCAGGATAAACTGCTGTCCCTGGAACTCTGGGTACTCATAGCCCACCCATCTAGACAGTGGGAAGGTGAggcggagagagacagagaaaggaaagagagagacgttTTGAGGTTAAAGGAGCCgataatatgaaaataaattaatataatacaaacacaacacaataatgaACCACTAAATGCCAAATAGTGACACTGAAACTGTCATTTTCATTATACAATAGAGTCCAACGCCCACAGAATGGCCTGGAGCGAAAGCAACATGCAGCTTCTTTTGTCACTGGGAGCACAAAGCAAACATTAAATACTGCTGCTGCTAACGCTGCTGCACCCAGGGCTTCTTATCTGAtcaccagtcagtcagtcagccattCTGGCTCACAGCCGCCAGCTGCACACAGCCAACGCAGTTCACACAACAGGGACACACttggatgcatgcatgcacacacatgaaaaTCAGACATGCCAAGAAACAATGCAATTTAACACAGTGGGctgtaatttatgttttttgttattctgcCTTTTCTACTTGTTGTGGAGTAGAGTCAGTGATTGAGCCGTGTATTTTTAACAGAATTTTTTCAAGCAAGTAAAACTAGAATtgcaaaatgatgaaaaaaaaggaagactaCAGACCAACATACTTTGAAAATGAACTCACTCTAAATATTACTCTAATGCAGTATGCAGCTATGGGTACAAATTTAACCAGATTTTAGCAAATCCTTGACTCAAATCTGCCCCTTTCATAAAGATGTCAGAACTTATATGTCTAccaacattgtaaaataaatctcCTACTGAAGGAGAAACGGAAATGGGTATATCACTGATCAAGATCCACACAGAGAACACAAAGAATCCAGAAGAGGTCAAGAGGTGAAAGGGAAGGGCTTTCCATGATGTTTGGAAAATAAAGAACTAAAACGATAGAGAGAGCAGAAGGGAAAGAACACCAACGGTGTGGACTTACGGTCCATTCTCGACCTTGATGGAGCGGATCTTGTTGAAGCCCCTCTCCATGATGTTCTGGCACTCCAGCATGAACTCACAGCGCTTTCCCTGGAAGTTCTCCTCCTCCCAGATTGTGATCTTGAACTGGCCCATCTGCTCCATCTGTTGAGTGTTCATGGCTGCGGTTTCTCCCTTAGGGGTTACTCTTTGACAGAGGTACAGGGTTTGAAAAAACTGTCAATGCTATTAGAAAAATCACAACTAGACCTATGACCCATGTCCTTTGTAGTAATAGTGTTAACGACTGAGGAAAGTgagtgaataaaaacatttaaatagaaGCAAATACAATGAATCTGAATTTTAACCCAATAAGCTGATGCATGTATTCATCTAAATCAACTCACAAGTACAATCTTTGTATTTGAGCTTTGATGAAAAGTAGCAGTTCATAAGggtaaaaagaagaagctgcCCCAGTGCCCTTCTATTTAGAGTATATTATTGCTCCTTTACTCTGGAAAGACACATCTTGTCACTTTCCTGACGTGTTACAAAATTCTACACATACGTCATGTTTCCATTTCTCCACAgaatggatttgtttttgtttccattgaAGATATTTAGTTAAGAATAACACTTTCCTCTGCCCATTAATAGTACTGTGTACAACTAATGTCACATGCCACAACAGCAAACCACATATCTGTTAAAGATAACTTGAGAGCGTGCATACTgtcttttactcacaacatttCTAAGCAGAGTTGCTAACCTTGCTAAGCCaaatttctttgatttttaagttttaaataatAGCACAATAATGGTTTGACAAAAAGTTTGTAGTATGATGTCTACAGGCCCAACACAAGCACACCAGTAAGGCATCATCTTGCCAGCTTTCCCTGTTAAAAGGACTGCTGAAATATTTACCATTCTACCCTGAAAGCAGCATTATGAAGTGGCTTCCATGTTTTAACTTCTGAGCAAATCAAGTCTCATTCAAAGTGCATCCATAGCTGTCTATCTAGAAATGTGGGCAGCATATTGGTGGCTGTCAGGCTCCACCCCAGTACACATAGCTGTCCCCTGATTGCAGTTTCTTAGCGGAGTCTGAGGCAGGTGTGTTGATATACTTACAGACGGTACTGAGGTGGGACAGATCCAGTATAATCAATGTCGGGGGAGAGACCCTCGCCTGTGTTTTTATAGGGCCAGGCCCCCTGGACCTACGCCACTCCATTTGCCCAGCAGCCTTGCACACTCAGCAGCTGAGCGGGCCAGCTGAAAGGGGGGCATTAGCCTCACGCTTTGTGGAGGCTCCAGGGCCCCATTGTCCTCAGAGCCCCAAACTAACTTAGTCATCAATATGGCAGCCAAAGTCAGTAGCAAACGGTCCCAGGACTATACAATGGCAACGCACTGACACAACAGTTTGATTGGTGTGGCAGGATAATAGACACATTCTGGGAGCTgatccctcctctctctctttctcgctctctctttacctctctctctgctcaaGGTAAACTGGATCCTAAAGCAGGGGTGAGGAAACGGCCCAAGGCACGCCACACCGACAGTACAAGGACAGGTGCCAATTTCATCTGGAGGGaatcctcatcttcctcttttccAATGGTTGATGTGGAAAGAGTCTATTGCATgaaacaataaagcaaaaagCTGCAGTATATTAGTACTTCCTGACTAGCACGTATAGGGAAACCTTGTCTATACTCCACTTTGCAAAACCCAAATTTACGGCTGTGAAACATATAGTTTTGGCTATAGAAATGAGGAGCATCATCCCTCAAAGTATACAATATGTTACACAATTCCACAAGACTCAAATTAGGAAGGAGTAGCCTGTGTTGGACTATATGCTCAGAAGAAAGATATTGGTGTGCCCTCTAGCTCAGCTACATCAGTGCTGTGGTCATACAtggttgaaatgaaaagaaaagtattgtattataagaaatacaaaaaaatattctttcagGGAGAGTTATCACGGAATTTAAATTATAAAGATTGtatgtaaaaacaattatttaattaatggTTGTTTGACACATAAAATGCAGACTTAATAGATATATACATGtcgtataataaaaaaacaacacaccaaaggacatttttttttttttttttcaccttcatTCCCATTATGtccaaagacattttttaaccaTATAAATTACAGGTATGTTTTCCTCCTGTATTTCAAAAAGTTACATCCTTCAAGCGTCAAAATGAGTAACATTAATAGGTTAAATGTTATACAGTGTTAGTCATTGTATTTATAGACCTGtgatttaaatagatttttggTGTCAGTTTCGACCAATCCTACATTTGTTAACGGGGTGGCCTTCATTCTTACATTTCTGCAAACAGCTACTGAATAAGATCACACATCAGGAATGAAAACCATCTCACAGTCATGTGTTCAATTGTTCTTTTGTGTCCTCAttaatttattgtcatttgtattttttttctctttgtgtgaaGCCAAATTCCTGTTAATgcagtaaaacattttcattcctAATATTTTGAttcaggaaacaaacaaaaacaaaaaatgtaataacatattattttatttaatgttggtGTGCCCTGACAACTAACTGAACACCGGTAAACCATAATACATAcaattccttttgttttcacatttttgtgttgtaatttttgaAACACACCAGTTCCACCAGGATTTGAGAGGTGTATTTTCCTTCATCATTGGTGACATCTAGTGGCTAATGAAAGTGTTACATGCAGGTTGGCAGATACTTCTAAAACTTGCCTCTTCTGTTTTTAGTAACATAATGGTTAATTGTATTGCCATAGTCCATGCATTAATATCATAATACATACACATCTGCCAGTACAGCCATTACTAACAAGAACTTATAAAAGACTGAGATGGAGTTTAGATGGTTGTATCTAATGTCAAAAACAGCCATTCAGCCACAGTTGTATAAAGTGAAGGacttggatgtgtgtgtgtgtgtgtgtgtgtgtgtgtgtgtgtgtgtgtgtgtgtgtgtgtNNNNNNNNNNNNNNNNNNNNNNNNNNNNNNNNNNNNNNNNNNNNNNNNNNNNNNNNNNNNNNNNNNNNNNNNNNNNNNNNNNNNNNNNNNNNNNNNNNNNcacacacacacaaacacatgcagacacacacacacacacacacaaacacacacacgtgttttTATGTATCTATACACACTATGTAGTT is a window of Etheostoma cragini isolate CJK2018 chromosome 11, CSU_Ecrag_1.0, whole genome shotgun sequence DNA encoding:
- the cryba2b gene encoding beta-crystallin A2b — translated: MNTQQMEQMGQFKITIWEEENFQGKRCEFMLECQNIMERGFNKIRSIKVENGPWVGYEYPEFQGQQFILEKGDYPRYEAWSGNSSYRTEHMLSFRPIKCANHSDSKVTLYECEDFQGRKFEMCDDYPSLQAMGWCSKEVPSIKVNSGAWVAYQFPGYRGYQYILERDRHQGEYRHYNEYSTQAHTNQVQSIRRIQH